In the genome of Cryptomeria japonica chromosome 8, Sugi_1.0, whole genome shotgun sequence, one region contains:
- the LOC131071251 gene encoding non-specific lipid transfer protein GPI-anchored 23-like, whose translation MASEPPVAGETSKPAEDKEKKAEIETQIETPLRLRTSLQGVQVSAVPAASSTAQRPPATTSTTDSPQKTPSRKRPQLRHHPQPTARRSEPVAAHSTPPATASAPPPSGPLDPATAVASGTTL comes from the exons atggctagtgagcctccggtagcaggggaaactaGTAAACcggcagaagataaagagaaaaaggcagAGATTGAGACACAGATTGAG acccccctACGCCTTCGTACATCCCTGCAGGGTGTGCAGGTTTCGGCAGTACCGGCCGCCAGCAGCACTGCCCAGCGGCCACCAGCCACCACCAGCACCACCGATAGCCCACAGAAGACCCCATCCCGCAAAAGACCTCAGCTCCGCCACCACCCGCAACCTACAGCACGCCGCTCGGAGCCCGTTGCTGCCCATAGCACGCCGCCCGCCACTGCTTCAGCTCCACCGCCGTCGGGACCCCTGGACCCCGCCACTGCCGTTGCTTCTGGCACCACCCTCTAG